In one Bradyrhizobium cosmicum genomic region, the following are encoded:
- a CDS encoding aldolase, producing MAHSLHSTSSAPEPVRSNRPDLATDAIRTAREDLAACFRMAARNGFEEGICNHFSAVVPGHDDLFLVNPYGYAFRELTASKLLICDFHGNVLDGEGVPEATAFYIHAEMHKRLPRAKVAFHTHMPYATALSMTEGDPLIWAGQTALKFYGRTAVDRDYNGLALDNREGARIASAVGNADIVFMKHHGVMVLAPTIAEAWDDLYYLERAAEVQVLAMSTGRKVLPVDPAIAAETYKQMREGDSESARLHLAAVRRQLDAEEPQYRH from the coding sequence ATGGCGCACAGCCTTCACTCGACTTCTTCCGCGCCTGAGCCCGTCCGCTCGAACCGGCCGGACCTTGCCACCGACGCAATCCGCACCGCGCGCGAGGACCTCGCGGCCTGCTTCCGCATGGCCGCGCGCAACGGTTTTGAAGAGGGCATCTGCAATCACTTCTCGGCCGTGGTGCCGGGCCATGACGACCTCTTTCTCGTCAATCCCTACGGCTATGCCTTTCGCGAGCTGACCGCGTCAAAGCTGCTGATCTGCGATTTCCACGGCAATGTGCTCGACGGCGAGGGCGTACCCGAGGCGACGGCCTTCTACATTCACGCCGAGATGCACAAGCGCCTGCCGCGCGCCAAGGTCGCCTTCCACACCCACATGCCCTACGCGACCGCGCTGTCGATGACGGAGGGCGATCCGCTGATCTGGGCTGGCCAAACGGCGCTGAAATTCTACGGCCGCACGGCGGTCGACCGCGACTACAACGGCCTTGCGCTCGACAACCGCGAGGGCGCGCGCATCGCTTCCGCCGTCGGCAATGCCGACATCGTCTTCATGAAGCATCACGGCGTGATGGTGCTGGCGCCGACCATCGCGGAGGCCTGGGACGATCTCTATTATCTCGAACGCGCCGCCGAGGTACAGGTGCTGGCGATGTCGACGGGACGCAAGGTTCTGCCGGTCGATCCCGCCATTGCCGCCGAGACCTACAAGCAGATGCGCGAAGGCGATTCCGAATCCGCGCGGTTGCATCTCGCCGCTGTCCGGCGTCAGCTCGACGCCGAAGAGCCGCAGTACAGGCACTGA
- a CDS encoding carboxymuconolactone decarboxylase family protein yields MSHERSEYEDFKRIAPDAYELVLALGQVAAKAGLDKQLLELVKLRASQINGCAFCVQHHILLSERIGVSADKLNLVAVWREAPIYSPRERAALAWAEALTLLPDRFGDEVYAEVQREFSETELMYLTSAVASINVWNRFGAAFRWTPAKRPVATNAAVS; encoded by the coding sequence ATGTCACACGAGCGCAGCGAATACGAGGATTTCAAGCGGATCGCGCCCGATGCGTATGAGCTGGTGCTGGCGCTGGGCCAGGTTGCGGCCAAGGCGGGTCTCGACAAACAGCTGCTCGAGCTGGTCAAGCTCCGGGCTTCGCAGATCAACGGCTGTGCCTTCTGCGTACAGCACCACATCCTGCTATCGGAGCGGATCGGCGTGTCCGCGGACAAGCTCAATCTGGTCGCGGTCTGGCGGGAGGCACCGATCTATTCGCCGCGCGAGCGTGCAGCCCTTGCCTGGGCCGAGGCACTGACCCTGCTGCCCGACCGATTCGGCGACGAGGTCTATGCCGAGGTGCAGCGCGAATTTTCCGAGACCGAGCTGATGTACCTGACGTCGGCAGTTGCTTCGATCAACGTCTGGAACCGTTTCGGCGCAGCCTTTCGCTGGACTCCGGCGAAGCGGCCGGTCGCCACGAATGCCGCGGTGTCCTGA
- a CDS encoding lytic murein transglycosylase, with product MKQADSSAHPTRRALLQSTLSAAAVLALPTRSIAAPPGFDEWRESFRARAMAKGISAATWQRAMARVEPDMSVFKQMRNQPEFHEQVWQYINRRVSDWRIINGKIALRNNEALLARIERDFGVERGTLLALWGVESAYGDPLVQQNHMTPIFPSLAALAWNEPRRKAYWETELINALRIVDKGWSTPQEMQGSWAGAMGHSQWMPEVWLNVGIDYDGDGKVSPFGKPDDALGSTAKYLVNRGKWRRGEHWGYEVRASGDASGSRTYAAWQAAGVTRADGQPFPQPNASAQLWTPVAGGPSFLLGPNFNAVKSYNPSMNYALAICHLGDRCLGGPPFIQPFPGSERALTLAEVQEMQTRLTKAGFDTGGTDGRVGNDTMKAIKDFQQRAGITPADGYGGLKVLAKLRQGP from the coding sequence ATGAAACAAGCTGATTCCTCGGCCCATCCCACCCGCCGCGCTCTGCTGCAATCCACGCTCAGCGCGGCCGCCGTACTCGCATTGCCAACGCGGTCCATCGCCGCGCCTCCGGGCTTCGACGAATGGCGCGAGAGTTTTCGTGCACGCGCGATGGCCAAGGGCATCTCGGCGGCGACCTGGCAGCGCGCGATGGCGCGAGTCGAGCCGGACATGAGCGTGTTCAAGCAGATGCGCAACCAACCTGAATTCCACGAGCAGGTCTGGCAATACATCAACCGCCGCGTCTCGGATTGGCGCATCATCAACGGCAAGATCGCACTCAGGAACAACGAGGCGCTGCTCGCACGGATCGAGCGCGATTTCGGCGTCGAGCGCGGCACACTGCTGGCGCTATGGGGCGTCGAGTCGGCCTATGGCGATCCGCTGGTGCAGCAGAACCACATGACGCCGATATTCCCCTCGCTTGCCGCGCTCGCCTGGAACGAGCCGCGCCGCAAAGCCTATTGGGAGACCGAGCTGATCAATGCGCTGCGCATCGTCGACAAGGGCTGGAGCACGCCGCAGGAGATGCAGGGGTCCTGGGCCGGCGCGATGGGGCATTCACAATGGATGCCGGAAGTCTGGCTCAATGTCGGCATCGACTATGACGGCGACGGCAAGGTCTCGCCGTTCGGCAAGCCCGACGACGCATTGGGCTCGACCGCAAAATACCTCGTCAATCGCGGCAAATGGCGCCGCGGCGAGCATTGGGGCTACGAGGTGCGCGCGTCCGGCGATGCGAGCGGCAGCCGAACCTATGCGGCGTGGCAGGCGGCCGGCGTCACCCGCGCCGACGGCCAGCCGTTCCCGCAGCCAAACGCCTCCGCGCAGCTTTGGACACCGGTTGCAGGCGGGCCGTCCTTCCTGCTCGGACCGAACTTCAACGCGGTGAAGAGCTATAATCCATCGATGAATTATGCGCTGGCGATCTGCCATCTCGGCGACCGCTGCCTCGGCGGGCCGCCCTTCATCCAACCCTTCCCCGGCTCCGAGCGCGCGCTGACGCTCGCCGAGGTGCAGGAGATGCAGACGCGGCTGACCAAGGCCGGCTTCGACACCGGTGGCACCGACGGCCGCGTCGGCAACGACACCATGAAGGCGATCAAGGATTTTCAGCAGCGCGCGGGGATTACGCCCGCCGATGGATATGGCGGGCTGAAGGTGCTGGCGAAGTTGCGGCAAGGGCCCTAG
- a CDS encoding MarR family winged helix-turn-helix transcriptional regulator, which translates to MLRKTPAITRSKSRRKAAGPAAVRVPAPGEGKRGEEGYLGYLLRQAHAAVRLTMERTLADLGVTSPQFAVLTMLNAYPGLSGADVARLTFLTPQTVGVIIRNLERDGAIEMTPHPVHGRIQQWTLTPRGTTLLRACRERVIALEKRLADSLDAKAEASIRRWLAGIAADLQEDQARP; encoded by the coding sequence ATCTTGCGCAAGACGCCCGCCATCACGAGATCGAAATCCCGGCGCAAAGCCGCCGGGCCTGCCGCCGTACGCGTCCCTGCCCCGGGCGAAGGCAAGCGCGGCGAAGAAGGCTATCTCGGTTATCTCCTGCGCCAGGCCCATGCCGCGGTTCGGCTGACGATGGAACGCACGCTTGCCGATCTCGGCGTGACCTCGCCGCAGTTTGCAGTGCTGACGATGCTGAATGCCTATCCGGGGCTGTCCGGCGCCGACGTCGCCCGCCTCACCTTCCTGACGCCGCAGACGGTGGGCGTCATCATCCGCAACCTCGAACGTGACGGCGCCATTGAGATGACGCCACACCCTGTCCACGGGCGCATCCAGCAGTGGACATTGACGCCGCGCGGCACAACGTTGCTGAGGGCGTGCCGGGAACGCGTGATCGCATTGGAAAAGCGTCTCGCCGATAGCCTCGATGCCAAGGCCGAGGCAAGCATTCGCCGCTGGCTAGCCGGCATTGCAGCTGATTTGCAGGAGGACCAAGCGAGGCCTTAG
- a CDS encoding SDR family NAD(P)-dependent oxidoreductase: MAGQVEGKVALVTGGASGIGEAIVELFAREGATVVATDIDELRGPELAKRITKAGGKAIFLEQDVTSEERWIEIVANIAKRYGRLDIMVSNAGIGIAVPSIVDMTLGDWRKQNAINLDGVFLSVKHCLPLMRKTGGGSIVMMSSLAGLRGSPGLSAYSATKGGVRLFAKSIAMECAAAGDGIRVNSVHPGIIDTPIWGKIPTGATGAGQNAPIDPEERARLVAPLARAGQAAEIASGVLYLASDASRYVTGSELVIDGGMNAGGVPRRQ; the protein is encoded by the coding sequence ATGGCAGGGCAGGTTGAAGGCAAAGTTGCACTGGTGACAGGCGGAGCTTCCGGCATCGGAGAGGCGATCGTCGAGCTGTTCGCGCGCGAGGGCGCAACGGTCGTCGCGACCGACATCGACGAGCTGCGCGGCCCTGAGCTAGCCAAGCGCATCACCAAGGCTGGTGGCAAGGCGATTTTCCTGGAGCAGGACGTCACCAGCGAGGAGCGCTGGATCGAAATCGTCGCCAATATCGCAAAACGCTATGGCCGGCTCGACATCATGGTCTCCAACGCCGGCATCGGCATTGCCGTGCCGTCGATCGTCGACATGACGCTCGGTGACTGGCGCAAGCAGAACGCGATCAACCTCGACGGCGTGTTTCTCTCGGTGAAACATTGCCTGCCCTTGATGCGCAAGACCGGCGGCGGCTCGATCGTCATGATGTCCTCGCTCGCGGGCCTGCGCGGCTCGCCGGGCCTGTCGGCCTATTCGGCCACCAAGGGCGGCGTGCGCCTGTTCGCCAAATCGATCGCGATGGAATGTGCGGCGGCGGGCGACGGCATTCGCGTCAACTCCGTCCACCCCGGCATCATCGATACGCCGATCTGGGGCAAGATCCCCACGGGGGCGACGGGCGCCGGCCAGAACGCGCCGATTGACCCCGAGGAGCGCGCCCGGCTGGTCGCACCGCTCGCCCGCGCCGGCCAGGCCGCGGAGATCGCCTCCGGCGTGCTGTATCTGGCGTCCGATGCCTCACGTTATGTCACCGGCAGCGAACTCGTCATCGACGGCGGCATGAACGCCGGCGGCGTGCCGCGGCGGCAATAA
- the epmA gene encoding EF-P lysine aminoacylase EpmA produces the protein MAGDKPISPFWSRSRHLDRRPFLQARGAITGALRGFFAEQGFIEVETSILQVSPGNETHLHAPRTEILRPDGSRARRYLRTSPEFSCKKLLAAGEERIFEFARVFRDRERGDLHLPEFTMLEWYRAGAPYDAIMTDTVVVIARAAQATGIGTFSFRGRTADPFAEPELLTLAGAFARFAGIDLLSTISGSEGNRAALAEAAGGKVRVAGDDTWSDIFSKVLVEHVEPKLGQGRLTILFEYPSPEAALARVTACDVRVAERFEVYACGVELANGFGELTDAAEQRKRFMESMAEKQRRYGEAYPLDEDFLAAVAEMPEASGVALGFDRLVMLASGASRIDQVVWTPPADETLSG, from the coding sequence ATGGCTGGGGACAAGCCGATTTCGCCGTTCTGGTCGCGTTCGCGGCACCTGGACCGGCGGCCGTTCCTCCAGGCCCGAGGGGCCATTACCGGGGCTCTACGGGGCTTTTTTGCCGAGCAGGGCTTTATCGAGGTCGAAACCTCCATCCTCCAGGTCTCCCCGGGCAACGAAACCCATCTCCACGCCCCCCGCACCGAGATTTTGCGGCCCGACGGCAGCCGCGCCCGCCGCTACTTGAGGACCTCCCCGGAATTCTCCTGCAAGAAGCTGCTGGCGGCGGGCGAAGAGCGGATTTTCGAGTTTGCCCGGGTGTTTCGGGACCGCGAGCGAGGTGACCTGCATCTGCCCGAATTCACCATGCTGGAGTGGTACCGGGCAGGCGCCCCCTACGACGCCATCATGACCGACACCGTCGTCGTGATCGCCCGTGCAGCCCAGGCGACCGGGATCGGGACGTTCTCGTTCCGCGGCCGGACCGCCGACCCCTTCGCCGAGCCGGAGCTCTTGACGCTCGCCGGCGCTTTCGCGCGGTTCGCCGGCATCGACCTGCTGTCGACAATCTCTGGCAGTGAAGGTAACCGTGCCGCGCTTGCCGAGGCGGCCGGTGGCAAGGTCCGCGTGGCCGGGGACGACACCTGGTCGGACATCTTCAGCAAGGTCCTGGTCGAGCATGTCGAGCCGAAGCTGGGCCAGGGCCGTTTGACCATTCTGTTCGAATACCCATCTCCAGAGGCGGCGCTGGCGCGGGTGACGGCCTGTGACGTACGGGTTGCCGAGCGGTTCGAGGTCTATGCCTGCGGCGTAGAGCTCGCCAACGGCTTTGGCGAGCTCACCGACGCCGCGGAGCAGCGCAAGCGCTTCATGGAGTCGATGGCGGAGAAGCAGCGACGCTACGGCGAGGCCTATCCGCTGGACGAGGACTTTCTGGCCGCGGTCGCTGAAATGCCGGAGGCGAGCGGCGTCGCGCTCGGCTTCGACCGGCTGGTAATGCTGGCGAGCGGCGCGTCGCGGATTGATCAGGTGGTGTGGACACCGCCTGCAGATGAAACGTTAAGTGGATAA
- a CDS encoding DUF808 domain-containing protein, whose amino-acid sequence MSVGLIGLLDDIAAIAKVAAASLDDVASQAAKAGTKAAGVVIDDAAVTPNYVIGFAAKRELPIVGKIAVGSLRNKLLILLPVALLLGYFLPAAVTPLLMLGGAFLCYEGAEKVLEAVIPHHARDHESQVQPIALNARSVEDEKVASAIKTDFILSAEIMAITLAALPAGSIWTQALVLALVGFGITVGVYGVVALIVKADDVGLALARYDGASVIGRAIRLMGRALVRGMPSFLTVLSMIGTAAMIWVGGGIILHGFEKYGPPLVGRAVHAATEAAAHILPPVAGMIEWTVEALISGVLGLLVGALAIPAVEYGLSPAWKRLRRSVGLEGR is encoded by the coding sequence ATGAGTGTCGGACTGATCGGTCTTCTCGACGACATCGCAGCGATTGCGAAGGTGGCCGCAGCCTCGCTCGACGACGTGGCGAGCCAGGCTGCCAAAGCAGGCACAAAGGCGGCAGGAGTCGTCATCGATGACGCAGCCGTCACACCAAACTACGTCATCGGTTTCGCTGCGAAACGCGAATTGCCGATCGTCGGCAAGATTGCGGTCGGCTCGCTGCGCAATAAGTTGCTGATCCTGCTTCCCGTTGCTCTGCTGCTTGGTTATTTCCTTCCCGCCGCTGTCACGCCGCTGCTCATGCTGGGCGGAGCCTTTCTCTGCTACGAGGGTGCCGAGAAGGTACTCGAAGCCGTAATCCCACATCATGCGCGCGACCACGAATCTCAGGTCCAGCCGATTGCGCTGAATGCCAGGTCGGTCGAGGACGAAAAGGTCGCGAGCGCCATCAAGACGGATTTCATCCTGTCGGCTGAGATCATGGCGATCACGCTGGCAGCCCTCCCGGCGGGCAGCATCTGGACGCAGGCGCTTGTGCTGGCGCTGGTCGGCTTCGGCATCACTGTCGGGGTCTACGGCGTGGTCGCGCTGATCGTGAAGGCGGACGATGTGGGCCTGGCCCTCGCACGCTATGACGGCGCCTCCGTCATTGGCCGCGCGATCCGCCTGATGGGACGCGCGCTCGTTCGCGGAATGCCCAGCTTCCTGACGGTCCTGAGCATGATCGGCACCGCCGCCATGATCTGGGTCGGCGGAGGTATCATCCTGCACGGTTTCGAAAAATACGGGCCGCCTCTGGTTGGTCGCGCCGTCCATGCCGCAACCGAGGCGGCCGCGCACATCCTTCCGCCAGTTGCCGGCATGATTGAATGGACGGTCGAGGCGCTCATATCCGGCGTGCTCGGCTTGCTTGTCGGGGCACTTGCGATTCCAGCAGTCGAATACGGCCTCTCCCCTGCATGGAAACGATTGAGGCGATCGGTTGGCCTGGAGGGCCGCTGA
- a CDS encoding cupin domain-containing protein — protein MTAMTLATTLRPVPSRSMALAVVGGLACALAIGKGLPVAMDTVSGALAPLCATVAESSPLDKVELIGSYALPNVPGKRVTIVRVVYGPGGFSRPHRHAGSVTAYITKGEIRSQLGGGPVETFSVGQSFFEPPGSTHLVSANASSTEPAELVAVFVADEGAQLTTLLE, from the coding sequence ATGACAGCAATGACTTTGGCTACCACGCTACGTCCGGTGCCGTCGCGCTCGATGGCGCTGGCCGTCGTCGGTGGGCTCGCCTGTGCGCTTGCGATCGGCAAGGGGCTGCCGGTGGCGATGGACACCGTATCGGGCGCGTTGGCGCCGCTCTGCGCGACGGTCGCGGAGAGTTCGCCGCTCGACAAGGTCGAGCTGATCGGCTCCTACGCGCTGCCCAACGTGCCGGGGAAGCGCGTCACCATCGTACGCGTGGTCTACGGACCCGGGGGATTTTCGCGGCCGCACCGCCATGCGGGCTCGGTGACCGCCTACATCACCAAGGGCGAGATCCGCTCCCAGCTCGGCGGAGGTCCGGTCGAGACGTTCAGCGTCGGCCAGTCCTTCTTCGAACCGCCGGGATCGACGCACCTGGTCTCGGCCAACGCCAGTTCCACAGAGCCCGCGGAATTGGTCGCGGTGTTCGTGGCGGACGAAGGCGCACAGCTGACGACGTTACTGGAGTAG
- the efp gene encoding elongation factor P, with protein MRVIASSIRKGNVIEQDGKLYVVVSAENIHPGKGTPVSQIEMRRISDGVKISERYKTTDQVEKATIEERNFTFLYEDGDGYHFMNPETYDQVQVSKDVVGDAAAYLQPEMTVKLSTHDVNVVSLALPQRVTLEVVETEPVTKGQTASSSYKPAVLSNGVRTTVPPHIAVGTRIVVMTEDGSYSERAKD; from the coding sequence TTGAGAGTCATCGCCAGTTCTATTCGCAAGGGCAACGTGATCGAGCAAGACGGCAAGCTTTATGTCGTCGTCAGCGCCGAAAACATCCATCCCGGCAAGGGCACGCCGGTCAGCCAGATCGAAATGCGCCGAATCTCGGACGGGGTAAAGATCTCCGAGCGCTACAAGACCACCGACCAGGTCGAAAAGGCCACGATCGAAGAGCGCAACTTCACCTTCCTCTATGAAGATGGTGACGGCTACCACTTCATGAACCCCGAGACCTACGACCAGGTCCAGGTTTCCAAGGACGTGGTTGGCGACGCGGCCGCCTATCTTCAGCCGGAGATGACGGTCAAGCTGTCGACCCATGACGTCAACGTGGTCTCGCTCGCGCTGCCGCAGCGCGTGACGCTGGAAGTGGTCGAGACCGAACCGGTGACCAAGGGTCAAACCGCCTCGTCCTCCTACAAGCCCGCGGTGCTCTCCAACGGCGTCCGGACCACCGTGCCGCCGCACATCGCTGTCGGCACCCGCATCGTGGTGATGACCGAAGACGGCTCCTACTCCGAGCGCGCCAAGGACTAA
- a CDS encoding M23 family peptidase → MPPGGETVVGKNFRFVSLLLASLSLLTATPLAADEIRSPSLTALRVDWRAALDQLRAEINSRPPIAGDFIFAPRRSVPRYDPRAMPALVQLNAISSQFFTGIARSSVPVLLPFDAAAYLAAQRNGAPPTLALSRYQADFNSVDMFDAGPSGYSASFSFEPGAGDGMPSRVFTRPVEVQITGSALLYDIADPAGGKGEPVKPLAATFPDLRRFIREGYVRYAFTRFGVAYVVSVQCLDSVAKPRRLACKEAYPVAERFLNALRIAGGQRMRPLTDMASAIIDRPAARSADFSYRPSGDIIPNTGYRNKAGHPDVMAYAQIRFPLEKAPAFIRSQSYGKRDKSEGPTAYPWRDNFCESRSFEVWQCGGGYGHQGEDIRAADCPPPGEGREPCDPKQRAVVAVRDAIVIRGAKDQAATLEINSRTERIRFRYMHMNPQAMNADGVLNGRFVTEGEKIGVVSNYLDHPAGTSMHLHFDVQVFTRDGWIWVSPYVTLVSAYERLIRARGREVGPDIAVTSQPLAHALPEDVIKPDLREGSSGEEN, encoded by the coding sequence GTGCCGCCGGGGGGCGAGACAGTGGTTGGGAAGAATTTCCGCTTCGTCTCGCTGCTTCTGGCGTCGCTGTCGCTCCTCACCGCCACTCCGCTCGCCGCGGACGAAATCCGCAGCCCCTCGCTCACGGCCCTGCGCGTCGACTGGCGCGCAGCGCTCGACCAGCTCCGTGCCGAGATCAACAGCCGCCCCCCGATCGCGGGCGACTTCATCTTCGCACCCCGCCGTTCGGTGCCGCGCTACGATCCGCGTGCGATGCCGGCACTGGTGCAGCTCAACGCCATCTCCTCGCAATTCTTCACCGGCATCGCCCGCAGCTCCGTGCCCGTGCTGCTGCCGTTCGATGCCGCAGCCTATCTCGCGGCGCAGCGCAACGGCGCGCCGCCGACACTGGCGCTGTCGCGCTATCAGGCCGATTTCAACTCCGTCGACATGTTCGATGCCGGCCCCTCCGGCTACAGCGCGAGCTTTTCGTTCGAGCCCGGCGCGGGTGATGGCATGCCGAGCCGAGTCTTCACGAGGCCGGTCGAGGTGCAGATCACCGGCTCGGCCCTGCTCTATGACATCGCCGATCCCGCCGGCGGCAAGGGCGAGCCAGTGAAGCCGCTCGCGGCAACCTTTCCGGACCTGCGCAGGTTCATCAGGGAAGGTTATGTCCGCTACGCCTTCACGCGCTTTGGCGTCGCCTATGTGGTGTCGGTCCAGTGCCTCGACAGCGTCGCCAAGCCGCGACGGCTCGCCTGCAAGGAGGCCTATCCGGTCGCCGAGCGCTTCCTGAATGCGTTGCGGATCGCGGGCGGCCAGCGCATGCGGCCGCTGACGGACATGGCCTCCGCCATCATCGACCGTCCCGCGGCGCGTTCGGCGGACTTCAGCTACCGGCCGAGCGGCGACATCATCCCGAACACCGGATATCGCAACAAGGCCGGCCATCCCGACGTGATGGCTTATGCCCAGATCCGATTTCCACTTGAGAAGGCACCTGCCTTCATCCGCTCGCAATCCTACGGCAAGCGCGACAAAAGCGAAGGTCCGACCGCCTATCCCTGGCGTGATAATTTCTGCGAGTCCCGTAGCTTCGAGGTCTGGCAATGCGGAGGCGGTTACGGGCACCAGGGCGAGGACATCCGCGCCGCTGATTGCCCCCCGCCCGGCGAGGGCCGTGAGCCCTGCGACCCGAAGCAGCGCGCCGTCGTCGCCGTGCGCGACGCCATCGTGATCCGCGGCGCCAAGGACCAGGCGGCGACGCTCGAAATCAACAGCCGGACCGAGCGCATCCGCTTCCGCTACATGCACATGAACCCTCAGGCGATGAACGCGGACGGCGTGCTCAACGGACGTTTCGTTACCGAAGGCGAGAAGATCGGCGTGGTCTCGAACTATCTCGACCATCCGGCCGGCACGTCGATGCATCTGCATTTCGACGTCCAGGTGTTCACCCGCGACGGCTGGATCTGGGTCAGCCCCTACGTCACCCTGGTCTCGGCATATGAACGCCTGATCCGCGCCCGCGGCCGCGAGGTCGGCCCGGATATCGCAGTTACGTCGCAGCCGTTGGCCCATGCGCTGCCGGAGGACGTGATCAAGCCGGACCTGCGCGAAGGATCGAGCGGCGAGGAAAATTGA
- the recJ gene encoding single-stranded-DNA-specific exonuclease RecJ, whose amino-acid sequence MTPPATALPVEAPQAFLGVARSLTDKLWRDRLDARGAAKALAIVQRHQLPELLARVLAGRGVDIDEVPDFLDPTIRKLLPDPFTVTQMEAASKRIADAAVKGEKVAIFGDYDVDGATSAALLTWHLRHCGLDPLIHIPDRIFEGYGPNVEAVRGLAAKGATLLVTVDCGTTSIEPLAEAKRLGMSVVVIDHHQTGTELPEVDALVNPNRLDDLSGLGHLAAVGLVLVTLVAVNRELRQRGFWNAEMPEPDLLGMLHHVALGTVADVAPLIGLNRAFVAKGLIAMRRRDHVGHTALMDVARLNGPPEAWHLGFMLGPRINAGGRIGRADLGVRLLLEADSVEAARIAAELDRLNSERRVIEQAAEAQAEAEALASIGLEDKLGVIVTASEGWHPGVVGLVASRLKEKFSRPAFAIALEPGGIGTGSGRSIAGVDIGKAVRQAVADGILLKGGGHAMAAGVTLRKEKLAELRAYLENALAQDVAEVRHVNELYIDGAVSARAVTTELAATLNRAGPFGSGNPEAVLALPAHQLVYADEVGQAHLRLRFKSGDGAIVNGIAFRSVGQKLGNALVANRGQQLHVAGSLSVDRYQGAERVQFRVIDVALPDQGPAVIR is encoded by the coding sequence ATGACACCGCCCGCCACCGCCTTGCCCGTCGAAGCGCCCCAGGCCTTCCTGGGCGTGGCGCGATCGCTGACCGACAAGCTCTGGCGTGACCGGCTGGACGCGCGCGGGGCAGCCAAGGCGCTGGCCATCGTGCAGCGCCATCAATTGCCGGAACTCCTGGCGCGGGTGCTGGCGGGCCGTGGTGTCGATATCGACGAGGTTCCCGATTTCCTCGATCCGACCATCCGCAAGCTCCTGCCGGACCCGTTCACGGTGACGCAGATGGAAGCCGCATCCAAGCGGATTGCGGATGCCGCGGTGAAGGGCGAGAAGGTCGCGATCTTCGGCGACTACGACGTCGACGGCGCGACGTCGGCCGCGCTGCTCACCTGGCATCTGCGCCATTGCGGGCTCGACCCGCTGATCCACATCCCCGACCGCATCTTCGAGGGCTACGGCCCCAACGTCGAAGCCGTTCGCGGGCTGGCGGCAAAGGGCGCCACGCTGCTCGTCACCGTCGATTGCGGCACCACCAGCATCGAGCCGCTGGCCGAGGCGAAGCGCCTCGGCATGTCGGTCGTCGTGATCGACCATCACCAGACCGGCACGGAGCTTCCGGAGGTGGACGCGCTGGTCAATCCGAACCGGCTCGACGATCTCTCCGGTCTCGGCCATCTCGCCGCCGTCGGCCTCGTGCTGGTGACGCTGGTCGCCGTCAATCGCGAATTGCGCCAGCGCGGGTTCTGGAATGCTGAGATGCCCGAGCCCGATCTGCTCGGCATGCTGCATCACGTCGCGCTCGGCACGGTTGCCGACGTGGCGCCGCTGATCGGCCTCAACCGCGCTTTCGTCGCAAAAGGTCTGATCGCGATGCGGCGCCGCGACCATGTCGGCCATACCGCGCTGATGGACGTGGCCCGGCTCAACGGCCCGCCGGAGGCCTGGCATCTCGGCTTCATGCTGGGGCCGCGCATCAATGCCGGAGGCCGCATCGGCCGCGCCGATCTCGGCGTGCGGCTCTTGCTCGAAGCCGACAGCGTCGAGGCGGCGCGGATCGCGGCCGAGCTCGACCGCCTGAACAGCGAGCGCCGCGTGATCGAGCAGGCGGCGGAGGCGCAGGCTGAAGCGGAGGCGCTGGCCTCGATCGGGCTCGAGGACAAGCTTGGCGTCATCGTCACGGCCTCCGAAGGCTGGCATCCCGGCGTGGTCGGTCTCGTTGCCTCCCGGCTGAAGGAGAAGTTTTCGCGGCCCGCCTTTGCGATCGCGCTGGAGCCCGGCGGCATCGGCACCGGCTCGGGTCGTTCGATCGCCGGCGTCGACATCGGCAAGGCGGTGCGGCAGGCGGTCGCCGACGGCATTTTGCTCAAGGGTGGCGGCCACGCGATGGCCGCGGGCGTGACGCTGCGCAAAGAAAAACTCGCCGAGCTTCGTGCCTATCTCGAAAACGCGCTGGCGCAGGACGTCGCCGAGGTCCGCCACGTCAACGAACTCTACATCGACGGCGCGGTCTCGGCGCGCGCGGTGACGACCGAGCTTGCGGCCACGCTCAACCGCGCCGGCCCGTTCGGCAGCGGCAATCCGGAAGCCGTGCTGGCGCTGCCGGCGCACCAGCTCGTCTATGCCGACGAGGTCGGCCAAGCGCATTTGAGGCTACGCTTCAAGTCGGGCGATGGCGCCATCGTCAACGGCATCGCGTTCCGCTCGGTGGGACAGAAGCTCGGCAACGCGCTCGTTGCCAATCGCGGCCAGCAATTGCATGTCGCGGGGTCGTTGTCGGTGGACCGCTACCAGGGCGCCGAGCGCGTGCAGTTCCGCGTCATCGACGTCGCGCTACCGGACCAGGGGCCAGCCGTGATTAGATAG